Proteins from a genomic interval of Nautilia sp. PV-1:
- the cbiM gene encoding cobalt transporter CbiM has protein sequence MHIPDGYLSPETCVAAYAVAVPLWVYGFKKLKETLNEKTLPLLGAVSALSFVIMMFNIPVPGGTTAHPVGAVLISILFGPWVGYVSVSLVLLIQAIVFGDGGITTWAVNSLSMGFIGSFVGYYVFQALKNYKFSPFIAGYVGIVCSALFTGTVLGIQPIFWTAHGHPLYFPFDLKVSIPAMVIAHLVIGFAEGTLTQIVYSLLSKNVAERMMA, from the coding sequence ATGCATATTCCTGACGGATATTTATCACCTGAAACATGTGTTGCAGCTTATGCAGTTGCAGTACCTTTATGGGTGTACGGTTTTAAGAAACTAAAAGAAACTTTAAATGAAAAAACACTTCCATTGCTTGGAGCTGTGAGCGCTTTAAGCTTTGTTATTATGATGTTTAATATACCTGTTCCAGGCGGAACAACAGCACATCCTGTCGGAGCGGTGTTGATATCGATACTGTTTGGACCTTGGGTTGGATATGTTTCAGTTTCCTTGGTATTGCTTATACAGGCTATTGTTTTTGGAGACGGCGGAATTACGACATGGGCTGTTAATTCTTTATCGATGGGATTTATAGGAAGTTTTGTAGGTTATTATGTGTTTCAAGCGCTTAAAAATTATAAATTCAGTCCGTTTATTGCTGGTTATGTAGGTATAGTGTGTTCAGCTTTATTTACCGGTACTGTATTAGGAATTCAGCCGATTTTTTGGACAGCACACGGGCATCCTCTGTATTTTCCGTTTGATTTGAAAGTTTCAATACCTGCTATGGTTATTGCACATCTGGTAATAGGTTTTGCTGAAGGTACATTAACACAGATTGTTTATTCATTATTATCTAAAAATGTTGCTGAAAGGATGATGGCATGA
- a CDS encoding PDGLE domain-containing protein yields MSVKHNDSPKTFGEKIAEMSTTKKIVLSVLAILIVFVPLGLLDSADAYGEWDPSWYKEHLGFVPQGLVEWGNKFQFPHLLPDYGIPGANEVLGYYVSAIVGVVLLFAVYFILAKIISNKNSSK; encoded by the coding sequence ATGAGTGTAAAACATAATGATAGTCCAAAAACTTTTGGTGAAAAAATTGCTGAAATGAGTACTACTAAAAAGATAGTTTTGTCGGTTTTAGCGATTTTAATAGTATTTGTTCCATTAGGACTGTTAGACAGTGCAGATGCTTACGGAGAATGGGATCCAAGCTGGTATAAAGAGCATTTAGGATTTGTACCACAGGGTCTTGTAGAATGGGGTAATAAATTCCAGTTTCCGCATTTATTGCCTGATTACGGAATTCCGGGAGCAAATGAAGTATTAGGTTATTATGTCAGTGCTATAGTAGGTGTTGTTTTGCTTTTTGCAGTTTATTTTATACTTGCAAAAATAATTTCAAATAAAAATAGCAGCAAATGA
- a CDS encoding energy-coupling factor transporter transmembrane component T, translating into MKQILLFFFFFLILSLKNIEYLALAFAVVELIAFKNAWKLSKKVIKSIFFFNLSVSIGYLILSIFKSINPWYYIAYINLKVFTLTLFVFWFFSKVSIIEFFSFSKEMSYLLTITLSQIYSYKKTFEDFRMAFKARVVNLRNKEKVFVKNVFMFFLKKSMHDAHERALAMRARGFFDDGSKNE; encoded by the coding sequence ATGAAACAAATACTTCTTTTTTTCTTTTTCTTTTTGATTTTGTCATTAAAGAATATCGAATATTTGGCGTTAGCTTTTGCGGTTGTTGAATTAATAGCTTTTAAAAATGCCTGGAAACTGAGTAAAAAAGTTATAAAATCTATATTTTTCTTTAATCTTAGCGTAAGTATAGGCTATCTGATTTTAAGCATTTTTAAAAGTATTAATCCATGGTATTATATAGCGTATATAAATCTTAAAGTTTTTACTTTGACCTTGTTTGTTTTTTGGTTTTTCTCAAAAGTCAGTATTATAGAATTTTTTTCATTTTCAAAAGAAATGAGTTATCTGCTTACTATAACGCTTTCTCAGATATATTCTTATAAAAAAACGTTTGAAGACTTCAGAATGGCTTTTAAAGCCAGAGTTGTAAATTTGAGAAATAAAGAAAAAGTGTTTGTAAAAAATGTATTTATGTTTTTCTTGAAAAAATCGATGCATGACGCACATGAAAGAGCTTTGGCAATGAGAGCCAGAGGGTTTTTTGATGATGGGAGTAAAAA